Sequence from the Streptomyces sp. NBC_00358 genome:
TCGGCTCGCGCCGTGAATTCCTCGCCGTGTGCAAGGCCATGCTGGCCGAGGGCACAGCGCCGGACTTCATCATCGTCGACGGCGCCGAGGGCGGAACGGGCGCGGCTCCCCTGGAGTTCGCCGACAACGTCGGACTGCCGCTCGGCGAAGGACTGATGACCGTGCACAACGCCCTCGTCGGCGTCGGGCTGCGGGACCGGATCCGTATCGGCGCCGGCGGCAAGGTCGCCACCGGAAGCGACCTCGTGAAGCGTCTGCTCCAGGGCGCCGACTACACCAACGCCGCCCGCGCCATGATGTTCGCGGTCGGATGCATCCAGGCGCAGCGCTGCCACACCAACACCTGCCCGGTCGGGGTCGCCACCCAGGACGAACGCCGCGGCCGCGCCGTCGACGTCGAGGACAAGTCCCGGCGCGTTCACCGTTTTCAGCAGGCGACGGTGAAGAGCGCACTCCAGATCATGGCGTCGATGGGCGTCGACCATCCGAGCGGCCTGCGCCCCCACATGCTGCTTCAGCGGGTGGACCCGCACACCGTCCGTTCCTACGCCGAACTCCATGAATGGCTCACCCCCGGCCAACTGCTCGCATCGGTCCCGGACACCTGGGCAGCCGACTGGCAGGCGGCCGACCCGGACCGCTTCACCCACTGACCCAGCGCCCCCGGTTCAGGGGGCCGCACCGGACCGAAGGACATTCCCGTGGCACGCACTGTCGCCCAAGTGATCGTCGACGGACTCAAGGAGCTGGGCGTCAGGCACGTCTTCGGCGTCGTCGGAGACGCCCTGAACCCGCTGACCGACGCCATCCGCACCACGGAGGAGCTGCGCTGGGTGGGCTGTCGGCACGAAGAGGCCGCGGCCTTCGCCGCGGGAGCACAGTCGCAGCTCTCGGGAACCCTCGGGGTCTGCATGGGAACCGTCGGACCGGGCTCGGTACACCTGCTCAACGGACTCTACGACGCGGCCAAGAGCCGGACGCCGGTCCTGGCGATCTGCGGTCAGGTGCCCCTCGCCGAGATCGGCAGCGAGTACTTCCAGGAAGTGGACAACGACCTGCTCTTCCGCGACGTGGCCGTGTACCGCGCCACCGTCACCTCTCCGGACCAGATGCCGCGCATGCTCGAATCGGCCGTACGCGCGGCCGTCAGCCAGGGCGGAGTGGCCGTCCTCACTGTTCCGGGTGACCTCGGCGACCAGGAACTGAACGAGAACCGGCCGGCACGTTTCGCGCTGGACCGTGCCGTGACCCGGCCCGACGACCCCGCGCTCGTCGAGGCCGCCGAACTCCTGAACAGCGCCTCCCGCGTGACCCTGCTCGTCGGCCGCGGAGCGCGCGACGCCCGCGACGAAGTGCTCCGCACCGCCGAGCTGCTCGCCGCGCCCATGGTGCTCACCCTCAAGGCGAAGGAGGGCTTCGAGGACGACAACGCCTTCCAGGTCGGCCAGACCGGCCTCATCGGGAATCCCGCCGCCGGCCACGCGCTCGACAAGGGCGACGTACTCCTGATGCTGGGCACCGACTTCCCGTACCGCGACTGGTATCCGAAGGACTGCAAAGTCGTCCAGGTCGATGCCCGCGAAGAGCATCTGGGCCGCAGGGTCCCGGTGACCGTGGGGCTCGCCGGTGACGTCGGAGCCACGCTGCGCGGCCTGCTTCCACTGCTGGAGGCGGCGTCCGACCGCACCCACCTGGACGACGCCCGCGAACGGTTCGCCCACTGGCAGGAAGGACAGCGGCGCCTGGCACGCCCCGACCACGAACACCGCTGGACCGGGAAGCTGCGCGCGGTGCTCGACAACCGCGACCACCAGATCCGCCCCGAAGCACTCGCGGCGGCGGTCGACACCTTCGCCGACCAGGACGCCGTCTTCACCTCCGACACCGGCATGGCCACGGTCTGGCTCTCCCGCTTCGTCACCATGACCGGCACCCGGCGGCTGATCGGGTCCTACAACCTCGGCTCCATGGCCAACGCCATGCCGCAGGCCCTCGGGGCCCAACTCTGGGCGCCGGACCGCCAGATCGTCGCGTTCTGCGGCGACGGCGGGATCAGCATGCTCCTGGGAGACCTCATGACCATCAAGACGTACGAGCTTCCGGTGAAGCTCGTGGTCTTCGACAACCGCCGGCTCGGGATGGTCAAGCTGGAACAGGAACAGGCGGGCCTGCCCGAGTTCGGCACGGAACTCGACAACCCCGACTTCGCCGCGGTCGCCACCGCTCTCGGGATCACCGGAATCCGGGTGACCGACCCCGCCGAGCTCCACGACAGCGTGCGCCGGGCGTTCGACACACCGGGACCGGTTCTGCTCGACGTGCTGACCAACCCGGAGGAGGTGGCCGTGCCCGGCAAGCCGACCGTGTCACAGGGCTGGGGTTTCGCCATCGCGAAGGTCAAGGAAGTCCTGTCGAGCCGCGAAAACTGACCGACGACGGTGGGGCCGGGCCGGCTTCGAATTCGGGGACGAGTCCCTGTGGGCCCGCCCCGCCGAATTGCTCCGCCCCTACCCGGGGTCCCAGGCGGTGGGCCGGACGCGCAGGGGGGCCCGCGGCCCGCCGGTGTGCCGAGACGCGCTCAGTCGGTGGTGAGCATGCCGGTCCGCAGTTTGGTGAGGGTCCGCGAGAGCAGGCGGGAGACGTGCATCTGGGAGACGCCGAGGTGTTCGCCGATCTGGGCCTGGGTGAGTTCGTCGACGAAGCGCAGGTGGATGATGCGCCGTTCGCGGTCGTCGAGTTCGCAGAGCAGCGGGGCCAGGGCGTTGTAGTCCTCGACGAGTTCGAGCGCGTTGTCATCCGTGCCGATGAAGTCGGCCAGCGCGGCTTCGCCCTCGTTGCCGGAGTTGATGGTGGCGTCGAGCGAGGAGGAGGCGTAGCCGTTGGAGGCGAGGCGAGCTTCGTTGACTTCGTCCTCGGTGAGGACCATCAGCTGGGCGAGTTCCTTGACGGTGGGGGTGCGGCCGAGTCGGCCGCGGAGCTCGTCGGTGGCTTTGGCGAGCTGGATGCGGGCTTCCTGGAGGCGGCGGGGGACGTGGACGGCCCACGAGGTGTCGCGGAAGAACCGCTTGATCTCACCGACGATGTAGGGGATGGCGAAGGAGGTGAACTCGACTTCGCGGGTGAGTTCGAACCGGTCGATGGCCTTGATCAGCCCGATCGTGCCGACCTGGACGACGTCCTCCATCTCACCCTGACCGCGGCTGCGGAAGCGCGCGGCCGCGAAGCGGACGAGGGTGAGATTCATTTCGATGAGGGTGTTGCGCGCGTACTGGTACTCGGGCGTGCCCTCTTCCAGAATGGCGAGCCGGTCGAAGAACAGCCTGGACAGTTTGCGGGCGTCCTTGGGGGCGACCCGGGACGGGTCCACGATCTCCGGCAGGTCCGCCGTCCGCACTGCTGTCGCCTCGGTCACGGTCATGTCGGGCCCCTCCCACATGGTCCAGCCCCCGTGCAGTCGACTGCTGGAGCCGACAACAGAGCGCCTACCCGCGGCTGGCGACGCCACTCCAGGCAATACCGGGAGCGCGTCCGGCCACCGCGGTGGTGGATGGTGGCGTGAAGGGCTGCCCCGCTGTCGCGCGTGAAGCGGGCGGGTGAGCGGAGAAGGTCCGCTCACCCGCCCGCTTCCGGGGGTGACGCAGTGGTCAGGCGCGGCCGTTCTGGTAGTAGCCGCCGACCTGCTCGTGGTAGCCGGCGTCACCGACGTGCTTGTCCTTGTCGAACTCGGGGGAGTCCTTGATCTGGTCCTTGGTGAGAGCGACGTAGATCTTCCGCTCGGTCTCGTCGACCCGCTGGACGGTTCCGGCCGGCAGCAGCACGTGCTTGCCGAAGATCCACACGCCGGTGTCGACGACGAGGTACGCGGAGTTGACGTCGTCCGAGTGCTTGTCGACCTTCCCGATATGGCCGTCGGTCGCCTCGACCTTGTACCCGGTCAGATCGGTGCCCGCGATGTGGCCGGTGGTCGGCTGGTAGCCCCAGATGCTGTCACTCATAGAACGGCTCCCTCATTGAGAATTCTTTACCGGCCGCCGCGGAAACGCGGGGCCGGAACAGTCGCCGCGAAATTCCGCGACGATTCCTCGGAGCGTCGAGTGCCCTTCCTTCCCGACCTCACACATCTGCGCGCCGACTGGAATATTCCAGGGAACAAAAGCGGGTGGGGCCCGGCACCATGGTGCCGGGCCCCACCCGCGTACCGCGTTTTCGCAGTCCGCCTACCAGCGGTACCAGCGACCCCGCTTGCCGCCACTGGCCGCAGGGCGGATCACGAATCCGAGAACCCACACCACCAGCACGATGACCGCGATCCACCACAATGCCTTGAGTGCGAAACCGGCACCGAAGAGGATCAGGGCGAGCAGAAGAACAAGAAGAACAGGAACCATTGTTATCAACCTCCGCTGAGTCGTGTGCCCCGCGGAACGATCTCCACTCCTATGGATCTCGCCATTCCTTCGACACTCGGGGTTCTGTTCGGCGCTCTGAAGATTTCTGGTTTGGGTTCGGCATCCGGGGTGACACCGGAGATGGGAAATGACTTCGAGCAGGACAGGATGTGAGTGGTTGTGGCTGCGGACGAGAAGGGCCAGGCCAAGGCCGAGCAGGCCAAGGGCAAGGTCAAGAAGGTCGCCGGGGGCGCGGTGGGCAACGAGTCCCTGAAGGCCGAGGGGCACGCCGAGGAGTCCAAGGGCGACCTGCGCGCGGCCAAGGAGAAGGCCAAGGACGCGATCAAGCCCAAGTAGGAGCATCACCACGGATCCCGGCAGTCGCCTTCCCGTTGGCTGCCGGGATCAGTGCTGCCCGGGACCGGCGGCGCCCTTCCGAGTTCAGCCCCGACGTGGTCCCTGCCGCGCAGCCGTCCGTTGTGGCGGGAAGGCCAGAGAGGTCACAGCCGTGCGGCGGTGCGGACCAGCCCGGCGAGGGCGAGGGAACGGCTGTGCGGGGGCCAGGCGATGTGGGTGACGACGAGGGGAGCGTCGGTCAACGGGACGGCGGCGTGCTCGGCCCACAGCCAGGTGCGGGCGGAGTCGGGGAGAACGGCCGCGGTGCGCCCGAGGGCGATGAGCTGGGCGAGCTGCGTCTGGTCGCGGACCTCGGGCCCCGGACCCGGTGGGTACGTGCCGTGCCGGGGCCAGCGGGCGAGCGGAAGACCGGGGATGTCGCTGACGTCGGCCAGAGACAGAGTCCTGCGCGTGGCAAGGGGGTGCCCGGCGGGCACGACGGCGATCTGCCCCTCGGCCAGCAGTTCCTCGCTGTCGAACCCGGTGAGGGAGTTGAACGGCGTGTGCATGAGCGCGACATCGGCGCGGCCGTCGCGCAACAGCCCTTCCTGCTCACAGAGGCCGCACGGCAGCACCTCGATCTCGGCGGCGTCGGGCTCGGCCGCGTAGGCGTCGAGAAGCTTCCGCAGCAACTCATGGGTCCCCGCGGCCTTCACCGCGAGTACCAGGCGGTTGCGGGGGCGACCCTGACTGTCGGCGCCACCGGCACGACGGGTGCGGCGAGCGGCGGCGGCGGTCGCGTCGAGGGCCGCGCGGCCCTCGTGCAGCAGTACCTCTCCGGCATCGGTCAGGGAGACCCCGCGGCGGTTGCGTTCCAGCAAGGAGACGCCCAGGCGCCGTTCAAGCTGCTGGATCGCCCGGGACAGCGGTGGCTGGGCCATGCCGAGGCGTTCGGCGGCCCGGCCGAAGTGCAGCTCCTCGGCGACGGCCATGAAGTACCTCAACTCGCGGGTCTCCAAGGTGTCCACGCGCACAGCGTACGCCCGGTGATACCTACCGGGTATGACACGGCACCGTATCGGTGTTGGATGCGGCCCCGGGCCGCGAGCGAACATCAACCGCATGAACGAAACGAGGACCGCGCTGGTGACCGGCGCGAACAAGGGGATCGGATACGCGATCGCGAGCGGGCTGGGCGCCCTCGGGTACCGCGTGGGCGTCGGAGCCCGCGACGAGTCCCGGCGCGACACCGCCGTCGAGAAGCTGCGCGCCGCCGGAGCCGACGCCTTCGGGGTGCCGCTGGACGTGACCAGCGACCGGAGCGTCACCGGTGCCGCGGAACTGATCGAACGGCGGGCCGGACGCCTGGACGTCCTGGTGAACAACGCCGGCATCTCGGGAGAGATGGATCCGGGGTGGTTGCAGGACCCGACCACGCTCGACCCCGAACTGGTCCGCACGGTCGTGGAGACCAACGTCATCGGTGTCGTCCGCGTGACCAACGCGATGCTGCCGCTCCTCAAACGCTCGGCGTCGCCACGCATCGTCAACGTCTCCAGTGCCGTCGCCTCCCTGACCCGGCAGGCCGACCCCCGCATCGAGATCGGCCCCGTCATGGCGGCGTACGCCCCGTCGAAGACGTTCCTCAACGCCGTGACCGTGCAGTACGCCCGGCAGTTCGCCGGGACGGACATCCTGATCAACGCCGCCTGCCCGGGCCTGGTCGCGACCGACTTCACCGGCTTCCACGGGCCCCGTACCCCTGAGCAGGGCGCGGCCACCGCGATCCGGCTCGCCACGCTGCCCGACGGCGGACCGACGGGTTCCTTCTTCGAGGACGACGGCGTCATCCCCTGGTGAGACCGGACCCTCGCCGTGATCGCGCGGCGAGTGTTCCGACGTGCAGATCACCGCCCGGTGTCGATACGTGCTCAGGACGCCGTGCCTTTGGCGGCGCGGCCGACGATGGCCGTCTCGACCCGGGTGATGCCGAGGCCGACCAGGTCGCGGGAGAGGAAGTCGTAGAGGGCCGTCAGGTCGCAGAAGTACGCGGCGGCGTGAAGGTTCGAGGGTCCGGTGGTCGCGAAGGCCCCGTGCACCGAAGGATGGTCGGCCAGCGACTTCCCGGCGGCGTCCAGATGGTCGGGCGCCACGTGCAGCAGCAGTTTGGCCTCGATGGGCAGCCCGAGACGGCGCGTGTCCACCAGGACCTGGGTGACCAGACGGCCCTGGGCGGCCAGTTGGGCGATGCGCCGGCGAACCGTGGTCTCCGGATGTCCGGTGCGCACGGCCACCTCCGCGGCGGAAAGGCGTGCGTCAGGGGTGAGCGCGTCGATGAGGGACTGTTCCAGGGGATCCGTGTCGACGCCGTACGGGCCCGGCGACCCGGACGGTGTCCGTCCCGGGACCGGCTCCGCCGGGCTCAGGGCCGCGCGTTCAGGAGCCGTGAGGACCTGGTGACGCCACTCGGACGTGAGCCGGAAGACATGCAGGACCGTGGCGCTCTCCAACGACGTGACCGCCTGGGTGGAGGGCAGTTGACGGAAGACCAAGGGGTCGCGGGAACCCGGCTCGGTACGGGCGACCGCGAAGATCTCCTCCCCCGAGGTGCTCACGTCGATGAACGGGATGTCGTCGCGTGCGGCGAGCGCGGCCACGATCGTGGCCAGCCTTCCGCGCAGGACCCGGATGCGCAGGAACAGTGCCCCGGCCGAGCCTCCGTCGCGCGGCCGGGCGACCGGTGAGATCACCACACGCACGGTGCCGTCCGCGCTCAGCGCGTGCAGTCGGCGGCGCACGGTCGCGGGGCTGACACCCAGCACCTGCGCCGCCCGTTCCGCGGTGACACGGCCGTCGTACTGCAGCGCGGCCACCAGCCGCTGGTCCGTGAGGCTCAGGACGGAATCCGCCGATACACGCGCCATGGAGACAAGTTTCGCTCACTTTGGCCTCGTGTGGACCCTTGTTCCGGCAACCACGTCCGACGATGGACGGGATCCGCGCCGCTCCCGTCCCCGGCCCGTGTCGGCGGACCCGAGCGACGAGCGCCCTCAGGAGAACCACGGATTCGACCACGGAGGTCTCTGTGCCCGCCTTCAAGGAACGCGAGAAACTTCGCTTCGCCAGCGGTGACACCACCTGCGCCGCCTGGCACTACCCGGGAACCAACGGCGGCTGCGTGATCATGGCCGGAGGGACCGCGGTGACGAAGGAGCCGGCCTCGGACCGCTTCGCCCAGCGGTTCAACGACGCCGGCTTCGCCGTCCTGGCCTTCGACCACCGGCACTTCGGGGAGAGCGGCGGCACGCCGCGCCAGGTCGTCCGCTTCGCGGAGCAACGCGCCGACTGGCAGGCCGCCATCGACTGCGCGGCGGGCCTGCCCGACGTGGATCCCGACAGGATCTCGCTCTGGGGATTCTCGCTCGCCGGCGGCCACATCCTCCGTGTCGCGGCCGACAACCCTCAACTGGCCGCCGCCATCGCCCAGTCACCGGTGGTCGACGGCCGCGCACTCGTTCCGCACGCGCTGCGCTCCATGACCCCTCTCGCGTTCCTGCGGCTCTTCGGCCGGGGTGTCGCGGACGCACTCGGCAGCCTCCTGGGGCGGGAGCCCCTGCTCGTCCCCACCGCCGGAGTGCGCGGTGCCGTCGCCTCGCTCACCACACCGGACGCCATGGACGGGGACCGCGCCCTGGATCCCGACCGCCGCTACCCGGACTGGGAGCAGACAGTCGCCGCACGCATCGCGCTGCAACTGGGCGGGTACCGCCCCGGCCGCCACGCCCCCCGCATCCGGTGCCCCCTGCTGGTGGTCGTGTGCGACCAGGACCGGAGCGCGCTTCCGGGCCCCACCATCCGGGTGGCGCACAACGCACCGCGGTCCGAGGTTCTTCACCTCCCGGGCCGTCACTACGCCCCGTTCCTCGACGCACACGAACAGGCCGTCGAGGCGGAGATCGCGTTCCTGGAGAAGCACCTGCGCTGACGCGACTCCGGACCACGGCAGTGGCGCGGCAGGAACTCCCCAGTCAGGTCGGGCATATGGACACCGCGAGAGCCGACATGCTCTGATTCCAGGAGCCGATCTCCACGGGCGGGCCCCGAGCACCGGTTCCATTCTGCACAGCGCCACACCCGGAGAACGCCGCAGCGCGAACACCGCCCGCCCGCGGGAAGCCGACTCCGGGTCTCAACCGGCACGGGGAGACGAGTCTCCCCACGGACACCGGAACGGATGTCGCGCATGACGACTGCTTCAACGAGGCGAAGGCTGAGATCCGCACGGCGGCAGGTGAGCGTCGCCGCCGCCCTCGCCGTGGCCGCCACCATGGCTCTCACGGGTGCCGGTCCGGCGCCGGCCGTCGGTCCGCACGGGAAGCGCATCCCGACCCTCGTGGCCGGGGACGCCCGCTTCGAGGTCCTCTCGCCCACGCTGATCCGGACCGAATACGCGGGCGACGGGAAGTTCACCGACGATCCGACGTTCAACGCGATCGGCCGCGACGGCTTCACACCGGCCCCGTACAGCGCCAGGACGACCGACGGCTGGCTCACCATCACGACGAGCGCGATGAGCCTGCGCTACCAGGTCGGCTCCGGGCCGTTCGACGCACACAACCTCTCGGTGCGGTCGACGGCCGGAACGACCCCCGTGACCGCCGCCCCCTGGCAGCGTCTGACCTGCGCACTCGGCGCACTGTGCGAGGCCGAGAACCTGCGTCTCGACGGGCTGTCCGTCGCCGCCGACCACTCCGGCCACACCGGGGCCGGATTCGCGGCGGGATTCGCGGGCACCGGCAGCTCGGCGTCCGCTGACATCGATGTCACAGACGACGGGACGTATCAACTCGACCTGCGCTACGCGAACTCCCGCGGCGGCGACGGCCAGACCCGGACCCGCACCCTGACGCTGTCCGCGGACGGCGGCGCTCAGCAGACGGTGTCCTTACCGGCCACGGCGAACTGGGACACCTGGAACCTCGCCACGGCAAGCGTCCACCTCGGCGCGGGCCACCACACGCTCGCCCTGACACGGACGGCCTCGGACTCCGGCAACGTCAACATCGACAGCCTCGCACTCGTGCGACCCGGCGAGGCCTACCCGCCCGTCTCCAGCACCGCGATCACGGACTGCGCGTACGGCACGAGCTGCGAGGCGGAAGCCGGCCGCATCGGCGGCACGGCGGTCGACGCCACCGACCACAAGGGATACGCCGGCAGCGGCTTCGTCGGCGACCTCCACCAGGGAACGAGCCTGACCGCCCACGTGGTCGGCGTGCCCGCCCACGGCGTGTACACCCTGCGGATGCGCTACGCGAACGGCACCGGCGGCGACGGCCTCCACCAGCGGCGCACCGCCACCGTGTCCGCCGCCGGCACCGACAGCACCCTGTCGTTCCCCGCGACCGACGGCTGGGACGACTGGCAGACGGCCTCGCTGCCCGTCACCCTCGAAGCGGGCGCGGACGACATCACCCTCGGCTGCCCCGACACGGCCAGCTGCCACATCAACGCGGACACCCTCTCGGTGACCGCCCCCGACGCGCCCGCGCCCCCGCCGCACATCGCGCTCGGCGGATACCGCCGAGGCCTCGACGGTGTGACCGGCAACGAGAACTCCGTCCCCACCACCCCCGGCCTCCTCAACCAGGACGGCTGGTACCTGCTCGACGACACGCCCTCGGCGCTGTACGACACCACGACGGGGAAGGCGGTTCCGCGCCCCGGCCACGGCGGCGCGCCCTACCAGGACGGGTACGTGTTCGGCTACGGGCACGACTACAAGCAGGGGCTCGGCGATCTGGCGGCGCTGACCGGACCGCCGGCACTGCTGCCCCAATGGGCCTACGGGGTCTGGTACTCGGAGTACATCGACCGCACCGCGGCGGACTACGAGAACACGATCCTCCCCGCGTTCCGTTCCGAAGGCACCCCGCTGGACGTCCTGGTGACCGACACGGACTTCAAGGCCGTGAACAATTGGAGCGGTTGGGAGATGGACCCGGCCAAGTACCCCGATCCCAAGGGCTTCTTCGACTGGTCGGCCTCCCAAGGGCTGCACAACACCCTCAACGTGCACCCCAGCATCCTCGCGTCCGACCCCCAGTTCGCCCAGGCGCAGGCCACGGCCAAGGGCAAGCTCACGAAGGGCGGTTGCGCCTCGGGCGCCGACGTCGGGAACAACTGCTACACCTTCGACTTCGGTGACCCGGACCAGCTCAAGGCCTACATGGACCTGCACCGGACCATGGACCAGCAGGGCAACGACTTCTGGTGGCTCGACTGGTGCTGCGACGCGTCGCAGTCGTCGTCGCCGGGAGTGACCCCCGACGCCTGGATCAACCAGCAGTACGCCACCGCCGCCGCCAAGACCCTCGGCCGCGGATTCGTCCTCTCCCGCGCGTACGGATCGCTGCAGGCGGCCGGCTACAGCGGCCAGCAGGGACTGCCGACCGGGCCGTGGGCGGACAAGCGCTCCACCGTCCACTTCACCGGCGACACCTCATCGACCTGGGGCACGCTGAAGCTGGAGGTCGGCTACACCCCGGGAGAGTCCGCCGCGACCGGGATGGCGGCCATCACCCACGACATCGGCGGCCACAACGACACGACAGGGCTGACCGGTTCGGAGACGTACAGCGACGGCGGGCAGAGCCGCACCACGCACAAACTGCCCGACGACCTGTACGCCCGCTGGGTCCAGTTCGGAGCCTTCCAGCCCGTCGACCGCCTGCACAGCAACCACAGCGACCGACTGCCCTGGCAGTACGGCAGCGTGGCGCGTCGATCCGCCGACACGTTCCTCAACCTCCGCGAGAACCTGGTGCCCTACACCTACACGCTCGCCGAGGAGGCGAACCGCACCGGCCTGCCCATCGTCCGCCCCACCTACCTGGAGTACCCCGACGAGCCCCAGGCGTACGCGGCCGCCGACAGTGAGTACTTCTACGGCTCCGACCTACTGGTCGCCCCCGTGACCACACCGGGCACCTCCGCCACCACCTCGGTATGGCTCCCGCCCGGCCAGTGGACCGACTACTTCACCGGCGAGACCTACACCGGCGGCGGAACCCGGGAAGTGACCACCGACCTGAACTCGATGCCGGTGTTCATCAAGGCGGGCGGCATCCTGCCCACCCGTACCCACGACGTGTCCGGCAACGACCACAACCCCCTGACCGACGTCACCCTCACCGTCGCCGCCGGTTCGTCGGGCTCCTTCCGCCTCTACGAGGACGACGGCACCACCGGACACAAGAACCGGAGCGCGACGACGGCCATCCGCTACCGGCAGAACGGTCCGCGCCACACGCACACGGTGACGATCCGTCCCGTGCGGGGCTCCTTCCCCGGCCAGGTGAAGACCCGCCGGTGGACGATCTCGCTCCTCGGGGTCCAGGCACCCACCAAGGTCTCGGCGACCGGCACACGGTTGTCACCGCACGCCTACCGCTGGGACAGCGCCTCGAAGGTTCTGACCATCACACTCCCACGCCACAGCGTGCACACCCCGATCACCGTCACCTTCCAGTAGGGGGCACACGTAAGGTCCGCGGCTGCGGCAGGGTCCGCCGGAACCTGCCGCAGCCGACGGATGCCGTTCGAGGGCCGTCCGCGCGTGCGGACACTCCTCCGGCCGGCCAATCCACTCGACACCGCCCGAGATCGTGGCACGATGTCCCGCATGACTACGAACCGAAAGGCCCATGCCGCGTAGCCGGCCAGGGCGTGCCAGGACCGGAGTTCGCCGCCACCGAACCCCGGACGCGGGTCCGGAGATCGACGGCTTGTCGCTGAGCGCGTCGTCCGAGGTCATCTGCCTCGAACGAAGCCGCAACTATCTCCGGCCGGGAGACGTCAGCGCTGCCGTACGCCTCTGGCGGGACCACGTCCACCGCCCCGAGCGTCAGTTGTGGAACGACTACGAGTCCGGCGACGTGCACTGGGACTGCTGCGGAAACCCGCTCGAAGCCCGAGCTCTCCTCGACACCGTCATCCAGGCCATGTCACCTCGGAACGCCCGCGAACTCCGACGGATCGTGAGCCGTTTCGACGCCGTCCGGGACCGACCGTCAAGGCCGTCGCCCCGGCTCGATCGGCCCTGCTCGACATGACGTCCCACGGCCGAGGCGAGGCAGGGGAGCAGAGCCCCCGAGGGCGGCACTCAAGAGCGTCCCGTGACACCTGTCATGCGAAATGGCGTACCCCAGGCACTGGGGAAACGGGACGAGCCGCCCCTACCTTCTTCACATGACGAAGTCAGATGGAACCGATCCGCAGAAGACCGATGTCAAGGTGAGCCTGATCGGCGGTCACCGCCTCAAGGGGGAGACGCTGCACGAGCGCACCCTCACCGCGTCCCTCATCGGAGGGGCCGACGTCGACCTCACCGACATCGACATCCCTGACGGCGCCGAACTGCGCATCACCAAACTGAGCCTGATCGGTGGCGTCAGCCTGAAGGTCCGCCCTGACGTCGTCGTGGAGGTGCACGGCATCCGCCTGGGCGGGGTGAAGGACGACGGCCCGACCCGGTCGGGCGGTCCCACGGTCCGCATCGACGCCTGGGGACTCCTCGGCGGAGTCACCGTCACGCGCGCGTGAGGTCGTCCCGATCCCGTGCGGACGGGATCAGCCGCGGTGGTGAGCGCCGGCCGGCCCGGACGGCCGACCGGTGCCGGTCCGTCCGCCGCTGACCCGGCCCCGGGCCAGTGGCCGATTCGAGGAGTCCAGGCCGTGAGTGGCTCCCAGGGAAACGGGTCGTCCGAAGGGCGGGACAGGAAAGGCCTGGCCGTGCAACCATTCGGGCCCCGTACAGGTCTCATATAGCGAAATCGCCTGTCC
This genomic interval carries:
- a CDS encoding alpha/beta hydrolase; its protein translation is MPAFKEREKLRFASGDTTCAAWHYPGTNGGCVIMAGGTAVTKEPASDRFAQRFNDAGFAVLAFDHRHFGESGGTPRQVVRFAEQRADWQAAIDCAAGLPDVDPDRISLWGFSLAGGHILRVAADNPQLAAAIAQSPVVDGRALVPHALRSMTPLAFLRLFGRGVADALGSLLGREPLLVPTAGVRGAVASLTTPDAMDGDRALDPDRRYPDWEQTVAARIALQLGGYRPGRHAPRIRCPLLVVVCDQDRSALPGPTIRVAHNAPRSEVLHLPGRHYAPFLDAHEQAVEAEIAFLEKHLR
- a CDS encoding TIM-barrel domain-containing protein, whose product is MALTGAGPAPAVGPHGKRIPTLVAGDARFEVLSPTLIRTEYAGDGKFTDDPTFNAIGRDGFTPAPYSARTTDGWLTITTSAMSLRYQVGSGPFDAHNLSVRSTAGTTPVTAAPWQRLTCALGALCEAENLRLDGLSVAADHSGHTGAGFAAGFAGTGSSASADIDVTDDGTYQLDLRYANSRGGDGQTRTRTLTLSADGGAQQTVSLPATANWDTWNLATASVHLGAGHHTLALTRTASDSGNVNIDSLALVRPGEAYPPVSSTAITDCAYGTSCEAEAGRIGGTAVDATDHKGYAGSGFVGDLHQGTSLTAHVVGVPAHGVYTLRMRYANGTGGDGLHQRRTATVSAAGTDSTLSFPATDGWDDWQTASLPVTLEAGADDITLGCPDTASCHINADTLSVTAPDAPAPPPHIALGGYRRGLDGVTGNENSVPTTPGLLNQDGWYLLDDTPSALYDTTTGKAVPRPGHGGAPYQDGYVFGYGHDYKQGLGDLAALTGPPALLPQWAYGVWYSEYIDRTAADYENTILPAFRSEGTPLDVLVTDTDFKAVNNWSGWEMDPAKYPDPKGFFDWSASQGLHNTLNVHPSILASDPQFAQAQATAKGKLTKGGCASGADVGNNCYTFDFGDPDQLKAYMDLHRTMDQQGNDFWWLDWCCDASQSSSPGVTPDAWINQQYATAAAKTLGRGFVLSRAYGSLQAAGYSGQQGLPTGPWADKRSTVHFTGDTSSTWGTLKLEVGYTPGESAATGMAAITHDIGGHNDTTGLTGSETYSDGGQSRTTHKLPDDLYARWVQFGAFQPVDRLHSNHSDRLPWQYGSVARRSADTFLNLRENLVPYTYTLAEEANRTGLPIVRPTYLEYPDEPQAYAAADSEYFYGSDLLVAPVTTPGTSATTSVWLPPGQWTDYFTGETYTGGGTREVTTDLNSMPVFIKAGGILPTRTHDVSGNDHNPLTDVTLTVAAGSSGSFRLYEDDGTTGHKNRSATTAIRYRQNGPRHTHTVTIRPVRGSFPGQVKTRRWTISLLGVQAPTKVSATGTRLSPHAYRWDSASKVLTITLPRHSVHTPITVTFQ